The Nicotiana tabacum cultivar K326 chromosome 5, ASM71507v2, whole genome shotgun sequence sequence gttaaattgaaattgggctgggtaatttgggatttgaaattgggttatttgggggatcaatttgggctataattgaaatagacagttttccctttttattttataaaaaatagtaaaatgacttctgaaaataaattaaaggtactaaattaattaataatatatatattatattaaaaatgttggaatcaattttataattatacgcgcaattaaatcttaaaatatgctaaaattgcaattaaattcaatttaacttttaaaatactaaataaatttacaaaaatgtgcaaaaattaccttagctatattttggtataaatatgagaataaaataaattattcaccaaaatgatgattttgggaataattattagtttttgtaaatagggcaataaattgatttaaaaatcttttaaaattaggaaaaatactaaaacgttTGGATATacctatatatgcatacatatgatattttgaaagtattttgcatatataaaatatatagggaaaaattgggtatcaacaaggaGATCGCGAATAATcatgcaattcctggacttgggtaataacagacttgctatctaccattttatagtccaaaaatttagcggcaacaaatttcttcaacccgctatcttcagttttgtattttttttcaagaGCAGttcacaattcttttgacgtctccacgccactaTAGACGTTATACAGATCGTCCTCCAGTTCGCTAAGAATGTAATTCTTGCAtagaaaatcagaatgcttccatgcctcaatcacgagaaagcgttcattcttTGGAGTTTCATCGGGCAGAACGAGAACATCTTCCTTAATAAACTTCTGCAGACTTAAAGTAGTCaggtagaagaacatcttctgctgccaccgcttgaaatcaatcccgaaaattttttgggttttttcgccggtgttcggcttgtcgacgCATTGACAGTCACCATTGGAACAACTTGATTTCTGTTATcattagtcatttctgtaaaagaatgacacaaacaaacgttaaaatcacgtagattttaatctctaacgaagtagaaaaccacaaaggttttaatctccagaacagtgaatataacacaaatacagaaaatatatgttaaattccttaagcttgttatcaAACTGTATTAATAAACTAATTCTTGAAAAAATAGAATAACATATAAACAGAAAATGCAAACGAAACAAAagttaatccgagcccactgaattcatagtgtttccttaaggaatttaatcccctcatagtatccaaggttatggattattttctcccaggatagaacgaattacacactggtgtaatggtacttcaaaccccagtgtttcagcgaacacaaagttcggtagcaatcacacttactgttgctttctttgaagataaaacaatgcagaagaaaggaggagaactcagaaaatcgtatgaaaattctgagagaatggacttatatttatagccaatgttggGCTGAAAACTGAAGAGTTGTAACTCTTCAGAATGACTGGTTATGCAAAACGGTCATAGcataaatgtcataacataaatggctaaTTTATGCAATATTAAACCGGGAATTGAAGAGGAAGGTTAATTTTCAGTTACAAAACCGAAAAACAGAAAACTAATAACGGAccgttggatttaatattaatattatgttattaaaaagaatatttaataacatttatgttaatattttactattaacaaataaatttggtccaaaaaattaatcaatcaatcgatcattgaccaaatccgaagccgagcgagcgagcgacgacatgaggcttgccttcttctcaatgctttaagagctaaaagaagagcaattgcttatatacccatcaaaaacctcttcctcttccaatatgggacaatatccctttgtcaaggaggaaaacttaaatattactcaaatatttcatttttccctccatttctcattcaccctcttttaagcatTAATATAACTTAAAAACCCTTGATAGAAAGGTGTAGAGGTCGATAATTAGGGTGGTGGGTTAATAAACAGTCCCTTGTTTTCCTATACGATGTGTCATTATTATCTGTAGGATCTATACTACTCTTGTAGTTTTGTATCCCTTGATCTCTATTATTACTCGATGTATTACTTGTTTCATTGTTTTATTaccttgttgttgctattgtttctctattgcttcatttttactgttcttgagccgagagtctttcggaaacaacctctctaccttcataaggtaggggtaatgtctgcgtacagactaccctccccagatcctaCTTGTGGGTTTTCACTAGGTTTGTTGTCGTTGTAGTTGTATATTTCTACTATTGATGTCAAAACAAAAAATGATCAAGATTATTTATCCAACAATTGAAAGATGTCTCGGGCAAAGCACGGGCCAAGATGTAGTTCAACTTtttagctttccctttccttcttttgtttagaagaagagaaaattttgaaaagtcaCGAATCACGTCCTAGTATCTGATTCCACTCGAATCACGCAATCAAGAATACATAAATTTGTCTATATATTTACGTACATATGTATGATGATATGGAAACTAAAAGTTAAGTTAGCCTGCAACTGCAATCAATAGCTGAATGGTTAGACGAAAACAACAATGAAGTTATGGAAGAGCAGCTCAGTTAGCAATCTGCAATTGCTTGTAATCTACATGCCTGCACGACTTGATGGACTAACACATGCGCGTAGCCAACAGGCCGCAAGTGACTGTAACTCACCCACAGACAAACTAATCAACACAGCCTTTAATTTCGTTTAACCTCCGTTATCCAAAGTCCATTGGTCCGACTAATCTGGATTCAACTAAGCTGGATTCGCCCAGAGGCCCACTAAGGGGAGTAAAACTCTCCATACCAAAACCAGCACAACTATCTTTCCTGCACAACAGCTAGTCGAGATTAAATTAAGAATGAAATATATAGATTTAGACACGTGAACTGCAGCATTCAAATGAAAAGTATGTAGCGTCTGGCTTCATGTTTGAGTAACAAGCAATTGTACTTTTGATACTTGACATGGACATATTTAATCATGTCCTGGCCTCTATTCCTTATATCTTGGGCTGTCGTAATCTTTTCAGAAACATACGAGTAAGAGAATAGACACAACTGAATGAGGGAATGTTTATAGAAGGTAAATACTAAACAAAAGACAGAAGCTTATGAGACAGGCAACAATTGGTAGCAATCCAAGCGATAAAATGATTGCTGTATTTGTGGTTTCCGTGATTACCTGTGCAAGAGACCCAACTAACATCTTATTACTAATTAAATGTAGTTAGTAAACCTTATTTGATTCCCATAGGAAAATTGTCCTCCTTCAGAGATTGATCTCCCAAACTTCTATTGCACACAAGCTTCCATGGAGATGTTTTACTTCAATGAGGCTACTTTGGGGACTTCGCTTATTTCAAGTTAAGACAGAGAAATTAAATCAACAGATTCATAATATTGTTCTGTGTTTTAATAGGAGTAAATATTATCGGGCATTCTTGAAGCAAAAGCTGCAGCCCGGGTTTATGTCTTAGCGCCTTTGCTAACCCTGCAAGATATTTATGTTAAATCATTTTCTTTCACTACAATTTTCCATTTCATTCTTTTCTCTATCCAATTCTCCGCACATAGTGACAAATTTGAATACAGAACAAGAGTCAAAAAATCAGTGATTACTTCACATTTGGATTTCCACAACATTCAAGACATTTCTTTCCAAGAATCATGAATGTACATATTCAACAAAATGGTGAAAAAGAGccagttttaatattatttttttgtggtGTTTGTCCGAGGAAGACAGGAAGGTTTAGGGACTAAGGCATCATAATTGGGCCAAAAACACATTGCATAGCACATCCATCCAGGCATTAAAAGTTAAAAACACATGCTTGCTTACCAAATTTCGAGCAGGATGTCTTAATCTATTTCTCGTTTCTTGAAAATACCTTCAGTTCCATGAGGATTTAACAAATAGAAAGATGCATCAACAACTAACGTTCTGACCTTTCAACAGCTTGTTTACCCTGCAAAGCTGCAACACTCGCAAGTTGATATATTTTATCAAAATTCCGTTGAATCATTGCCTCTTTGTCAAATATAGCATCTGATAGAACAACTGCTGTGGCTCCCTGACCAATGTATTGCCCAATCAAATCTGCACCAAAGCACAGATATCCTTCATTTCTCATAAAATGCATGAGTAAATAGTACATCTGCTATAGAAAAGTAAGATATGCAAGAGAGATATGAAAGATTAGAGAAACAACAGATCCTCCATAAGTATACATAAGATACTGCAGCCATAAATAAAAAGTACAGATGGTCAACTAATATAATCAATCCAGACAGTTTGTTTTCACATTAAAAATCTGTTTGAAACATAGTAAACTTTTAGTAGTATGATGATTTAAGCACTTTACACTCTTCTTCAGCATACTTTTTGTTGTCAGTAGCTCCTGGAACTTATTTAAGTTTTCCTTTTCTGATGGAGAGAGGTGGAAGACGAGCCAAAGGCACCGGCGACATTGCATTATTCCTTTCACTATAAAGAATGCTCCCTAAaagaatttcttaaaaatcaaaTTTTAGCAAAGACAACATTTCGAATTTCATTAGTACCAACAGGTGAAGCAGATCTTTCAGTTCTACTTCTAAATGAAAAGCACTGGGCAATTTTTGAAATGTCTCTAAGATGATAATTTTTGAAGATTGGCTGATgactaattttacaaaaattaaaacaaGGGATTATAACCAAGAAATCTCTATTCAGATAACCAACCTAGTGTTACGCCTTGTGATGCAACCATAGGGATATGAGGAAAAGGCCTTTTCAGAGCTGAAATGTACCCGACACCACCTAATGCAGAGACAGGATAAACCTAGGTAAAGCAGAAAAAGGAAGTTGTAAAATCACTACGAACTCAAATTGTTTATCAAGCTTCTCTCCGTACAGacaaatatattcattttaattaaAGGAACAAACATCATGACATACATCACATGTACTCTTCCATTTGACCAATCCTATCTTCTGGGGAATACTTGTACAATTGGTTGGATGATATATAAGCAAAGATGATTCTTTTACAGAATTCCAACAGCATATACCTGGACTGAGTGTCAAGTTCCTGTGGTTGACTATATATAACAAATTCCTACAAATACTAACTACAAGGCAAAAGGAGTTTAAACAATAAGCATTATCCATCACATCTTTTCATAGGTAGGAACACAAGAATCCTGCTAGCTATACTGGTATGCCATAGAGCAAGGGACACATGAAAACAGTCATGACTCACCTTGACAATTTTGGCACCTGCATTGAAAGCAGATAATATCTGCAGGATCATAAAATAATTGCATTACTTTATTTTGCCGTTATAATCTGAAGATTATTATGACAGGAAGAAATCTCGTAGATATTCAAGAAATAAGCCTGTCGCGTTGTGGGATACAGATGGGACTAAAAACTCAGCACTTAGCTGCGCCTCTACCCTTTCCCAAGTCTTTGGATGAAAAATGTTGATATCTTTTTCTGTTCGAAGAACACAAGATGAAATGAAGACCAAGATATTCCACTACCTCCGTGGGGGTCATTACCCCAGGTATATATAGAGCATTACCCACTGAGACACCAACTAGAATATCCTGAGATAAAGAAAAAACATGTAAGTATCAAAGAAAAAACAGTCTCCAAGGTCACAATCACAACTACCATTTAGGCATTCATGACTTTGTATATATCCATTAATGACATTGGATGGTAACAAGAACTGATCTTTCGCATAAGATAGACATTAAAATAGACATTTGGATTTGGCATAATATCTAAAAGCTCGAAACACTAGCACATACCATAACTGTTGCAGGACTCATAAGAAACTTAGCTCCAGACTTTATAGAATCTTTGGCATCTTTTGCCTGTAACACTGTTCCAACCTGCAAACATAAAGAAGTGTGTTTACAATTACAAGTGGTAGCCTGTCCTTAAATTGATTACATACAGTCCACAATATACAAAGTTGACATTATCGTATTAAGATGCTTCCTTTGTTGAATAAAGATCTCCACTGATACAAGCATGCCCCCACCATTGGCATAACTGCTTATCCACGGATAATTATCATGCCTCTAGAAAGAATGACTTGCAACTCACAGGTAAAGGGAACTAGAGTTTGCACTTAAACCAAGGTAAAGTTAAAAAACTTCACAGAACAAAAACAGAGGAACTAAAAACCTACCAAGAAGTAGACTCATTGAGGATCTTGAGCTGAATTTACACCACATCTTGACGGGTGATAAGGGGAGGATATGGTAGAGGGAAAGCCAAGAAGAGTAAgacttccttcttttttttgtgGAGAATGGTAACAAATTTTATTCATCAGCACCAAGATTATGCTGGCAACAGTATTTACTGGGTATTATCTGTCTTTCCaaaaaagtattaaaccttttctTAAAACGAATATCCAATGGAATATTCCTTCTTTCTATTCTAAACTTATTCTACCGTTGCTTCCGTACATTCTTTACTTGACCTCGGCACTATTCCTTCTTAAGACGACTCCTCGCCATTGTGCCGTGGTCGACTTAATCCTCGACCACGTCTGTTTGCAGTTATTAAGTCCAGTccaaattttgaccaatacaCTATCCTTGTGAACTTTACAAGGCTTCCAAAAATTGTAGAATAGATTCTGCATCTCCTCCAGAAAACTCTTTACACCAaaagtgaaaatttaaaatacaattCATTTTAACTACTTGTATGGAGCTACTCCTATCTTCAAAACATCTATTATTTCTTTCCTTCCATATGGTCCACCAAATGCAAGTTGGGATAATCTCCACCATTGTTTCTGACTGACCATTTTACCAGCATAGTTCCAAGCTTTCAGTAGATCGCATGTGTTTCCCAGCATTATCCATTTCAAATTTACCAGGGTCAAAAATAGATTCCATAGTTGGGAAGTGAAAGCACAATGGAGAAAGAGATGGCTATTGTTTTCAGATTCAGCTTTGCAGAGGAAGCATTTGGAGGTTAATCACATACCCCTTCTCTGAAGAATCTCCTGAGTTAGACAAGCCCTCCTTGCTACTAGCCATGTAAAGCAGTTAACCTTGTAAGGTATCTTGATCTTCCAAATTTGCTTCCAAGGCCAGTTGATGTTATGTTGTCCAttattggagaaataagtatatgcATCTCTTACTGTTAATACCTTGCTGCCCATACCATTCCATACCATGGTATCCTCATTGTCATTGGGTCTTCTCAATCCCTCCATAGTTAGATAGAATGCAGTCACTATCTCCATTTCCCAATCATTTAAAGCTCTCCTGAAAGTGAGATTCCATCCATGTTGGCTCCATACTTCactgatttttgacttaggcagAAGTGCTAACCTAAATATTTCAGGGAACCTATCTCTTAGTTTATGCCCTATCCATTTATCAGACCAAAATGCTATTTTTCTCCCATTCCCATGGCAGAATTCAGTATTAGCTGTAAAGTCTTCCCATAAAGCTCAGATGGACTTCCAATTCCTCACCTCATAGGCTGTGTTGATAGGTTTTGGTGCACCAATGAcccattttcccaaatttttgaGTTACCACCTCTTTCCACAGGTTATTTTCTTCCCTGCCATACCTCCATAGCCATTTACACATTAAGCTCTTGTTATGAATTTTTTAAGTTCCTTATTCCCATGCCACCTACTATCTTACTTGAGGTTACTGTTTTCCATCTCACCAAATTATACCCTTTCTTTTCTGTGTTTCCATGCCACAAGAAATTTCTCCTGATAGCATCCGGCCTCTTCTTCACCTTGGCAGGAAGTGGAAATAACGACAACATATGTAGGCAAAGCGTCCAACACAGTATTTATCAAAGTGGTTCTGCCACCAAGTGATAGATACTGTGTCTTCCATCTAGCCAATTTCTTATCACATTTGTCTAGTACATCGTTCCATATCTCCATTGCTTTGTTTGGAGCCTAGAGCTAATCCCAGATATTTTGTGGGTAGTGATCTCACCTCACATCCAAGGATACCAGCTAGAACCCGAGTTTCTGCACCTCCATTTACTGGATATAACTTATTTCCCGCATTTGGGAAGTAAAAGACAAGGCAAAGTAAAGTCAGGGGGTGCATTTCAACCCCTCCCCACCCCtccaaagaaagagagaaattaTAATAAAAAGAGGGAAATGAATGTCTTCTACTTCCTTTCAGCTACAGAAGACACTCAAAAAGGGAAGTTCCTCCAAAGAGAGGTAAAGAAACAAGTTCCTATTCTGCTTTCCCTTCCCTTTCCTTGAACAAAAAATAGTGTGAATTAATAAAAGAAGCTAGTGAATACTTACTCCAAAAGTTTTTGCGGGATAATCATGGACTAGGTTTCTTAACACCTGCACAAAGGAAAAGAAGCACATAAGTTAGACAAATGTTTACTTCTTTCCAACATGAGAAAAAGCAAGTAATTGCATTTCTCAAAGTACCTCAAAGGCATCTGGAGTGGACACCACGATTTCCAGCTGCAATTTTAGAAGACAATAACTATCAGAACACCTCTGGATACTCTCAACAATATTCATTCAAAAGGTAGAAATTTCCTCATAACAGAGAGGCAATAGCAAGGTATCATGGCATATGGAGAAAAATGTTGTTACCAGAGTTTTAGCTTTTGCTAAGTCCTACCTCTTCTCTAATATAAAACCTTAAAAGCAACAAGATCTTAATCTTGTGTTTTGtcggaaaaaaatgaaaatggctTACCTATACTCTCCAACTTTGCAGCCTTCCAATACAAATAAGCATAGGGTGGTTTTCACTATATATCAACTAATAATCTAGAATTCGGGGAGGCATTTAAGTGTTAAAAAACACATGGCGGTTGAGATTCACTTTTCCAAGTCAGGGCATCTCAAATACAGAAATTAAGAATTTAAATCCCAATGAAACTTTTATCATAATCCAAGAGAGAGGAAACCTATTCATGTGAACAACTAGAAGAAGTAATGGCTTAGCAATACTTCATTAAACATAACTTGGTTTTGTTAATGCATAAACTTTTAATCTAACGACCAAATCATGGTATATATATTAGTAGTAGTTGCCCACAATATAATACTCCTTTAGTAAGTGTCcgctttttctttttggttagtCACAAACTACTATCTTCCACTTGTCTAAAAGGAAAAGATTTATCTCATATTCTATCAATCATGGAGATTTTCAAGTATCATCAGATTAAACTTGGACAAACAACTTAGGTTGGAGGGATAAGTATAACAGATACAAACTTACAACTGATATTCCACCATCCAATGCGGCACGTGCAGCGCGAGTCGCCAGGTCTGCACTAAACAATATGGGGAAAAAAATTGGAGCAAGTAACAAATTTACTAGAAAGTAGTATACTTTCATCCAAGATAAACCTTGCTAATGTCCAAATTAT is a genomic window containing:
- the LOC107785051 gene encoding uncharacterized protein LOC107785051 isoform X1; this translates as MAIASFSLPLTYFPQRPFSYCCSSSSLKQSNSAPSNCIANKALQEIQNSGVIACLRAQNADLATRAARAALDGGISVLEIVVSTPDAFEVLRNLVHDYPAKTFGVGTVLQAKDAKDSIKSGAKFLMSPATVMDILVGVSVGNALYIPGVMTPTEILSAFNAGAKIVKVYPVSALGGVGYISALKRPFPHIPMVASQGVTLDLIGQYIGQGATAVVLSDAIFDKEAMIQRNFDKIYQLASVAALQGKQAVERKDSCAGFGMESFTPLSGPLGESSLVESRLVGPMDFG
- the LOC107785051 gene encoding uncharacterized protein LOC107785051 isoform X3, with the protein product MAIASFSLPLTYFPQRPFSYCCSSSSLKQSNSAPSNCIANKALQEIQNSGVIACLRAQNADLATRAARAALDGGISVLEIVVSTPDAFEVLRNLVHDYPAKTFGVGTVLQAKDAKDSIKSGAKFLMSPATVMDILVGVSVGNALYIPGVMTPTEILSAFNAGAKIVKVYPVSALGGVGYISALKRPFPHIPMVASQGVTLDLIGQYIGQGATAVVLSDAIFDKEAMIQRNFDKIYQLASVAALQGKQAVERSER
- the LOC107785051 gene encoding uncharacterized protein LOC107785051 isoform X2, coding for MAIASFSLPLTYFPQRPFSYCCSSSSLKQSNSAPSNCIANKALQEIQNSGVIACLRAQNADLATRAARAALDGGISVLEIVVSTPDAFEVLRNLVHDYPAKTFGVGTVLQAKDAKDSIKSGAKFLMSPATVMDILVGVSVGNALYIPGVMTPTEVYPVSALGGVGYISALKRPFPHIPMVASQGVTLDLIGQYIGQGATAVVLSDAIFDKEAMIQRNFDKIYQLASVAALQGKQAVERKDSCAGFGMESFTPLSGPLGESSLVESRLVGPMDFG